In a genomic window of Procambarus clarkii isolate CNS0578487 chromosome 10, FALCON_Pclarkii_2.0, whole genome shotgun sequence:
- the LOC123744880 gene encoding zinc finger protein 37 isoform X1 yields MSVREGTRRKKISVLHMLGTWEGKIDGCNCPSCKECDAGERTLALTSKSPPKVLTKSSKGPKPVAKKVSIKVKTTKVKVDNSKEECVSLKKGSPKKNYLPRSGTLKNTKHEHPSSKTAENNSGCENVDNSSDGDFEDMKKIMIQSDVSRIRNTSDCNSIEMGKKPVCDTTVHAKEMMVESAREVEEKEIAVKSEIGEKVECNVKADSGSDAKTSLIKRNFKNFLEDDPMYKQQCKEEIAFVDSFKIKQEPEEYFSDQEEVEKTGREKKLLDVVKVESRVSKRARMVTSEMENIYAKPRMIFTGRGVVRKFEPGMDRAPKSRRGRKPTKPIVPVKVKQEPKDVEEHDEDEDVSELDQLQRALSEAAESISDVGEELLDALHEFGEDPKKSKQKKKTNTLFKRVDSDGDKYVECVMCFKMLKESSMKQHYKTHTGEKPHTCDECEARFTRKGDVERHKRLVHKNQKPFKCQKCTRDFSDRKNLKAHLQNHDRAIYYACDTCGFKFGKREYYENHIRYIHPLADGSVPVFPDVDDDLATKQLKQLEMEEQKEKNAKEDSSSKDGDVGSQDDDDEEEDDGEEDKAMEITVTENEDQNVIVKRELMVKKEEAVDYDDDDDLLDDMSIENQEGELEEQYTSEVSVKSNERSLNSINLLKTQVGTDVRVSKGTLSFTQTVPDTDSQDEDLVNKVIAAAVSQATNTIESLQTKAGANMSGNNVDAGDDEDEDDEEILDEADDIHEILGSNYDLLPIAQVQKPAQPPSEIHINASVSGQKRKFIIQIPPGSNINVQTPEGMEMIVNMVNQLCSGKELDGPIEVIMHNPNTRTISLD; encoded by the coding sequence ATGTCTGTGCGCGAAGGAACTCGTCGAAAGAAGATATCAGTCCTTCACATGTTGGGAACATGGGAGGGAAAGATTGACGGTTGTAATTGTCCCTCATGTAAAGAATGTGATGCTGGAGAAAGGACATTGGCATTAACCTCCAAGAGTCCCCCAAAAGTATTAACCAAGTCTTCAAAAGGGCCCAAGCCTGTTGCTAAAAAAGTTAGCATTAAAGTTAAAACTACAAAAGTAAAAGTTGATAATAGCAAAGAAGAATGTGTGTCTTTGAAGAAGGGGTCTCCCAAAAAAAATTATTTGCCAAGAAGTGGTACACTAAAGAATACAAAACATGAACATCCTTCATCCAAAACTGCAGAAAACAATAGTGGGTGTGAAAATGTTGACAATTCTAGTGATGGAGACTTTGAGGATATGAAAAAAATTATGATTCAAAGTGATGTTAGCAGAATTAGAAATACATCAGATTGCAATAGCATTGAAATGGGAAAAAAACCAGTTTGTGATACAACAGTACATGCAAAGGAAATGATGGTTGAAAGTGCAAGAGAAGTTGAAGAGAAAGAGATTGCAGTGAAGTCTGAAATTGGAGAGAAGGTTGAGTGTAATGTGAAGGCAGATAGTGGTAGTGATGCCAAAACTTCTTTAATTAAACGGAATTTTAAGAATTTTTTGGAAGATGATCCTATGTATAAACAGCAGTGTAAAGAGGAAATAGCATTTGTTGATTCTTTTAAGATAAAACAAGAACCTGAAGAGTATTTTTCTGATCAAGAGGAAGTAGAGAAAACAGGACGAGAAAAAAAGCTTTTGGATGTTGTGAAAGTAGAGTCTCGAGTAAGTAAGAGAGCAAGAATGGTTACATCAGAGATGGAGAACATATATGCCAAACCACGTATGATTTTCACAGGCAGAGGTGTAGTGAGGAAATTTGAACCTGGAATGGATAGAGCCCCAAAATCTAGAAGAGGTAGGAAACCTACTAAACCCATTGTACCTGTAAAAGTGAAGCAAGAGCCCAAGGATGTGGAAGAGCATGATGAGGATGAAGATGTGAGTGAGTTAGATCAGCTTCAAAGAGCTTTATCAGAAGCAGCAGAGAGCATAAGTGATGTTGGAGAAGAACTCCTAGATGCCCTTCATGAATTTGGTGAAGATCCAAAAAAATCTAAACAGAAAAAGAAAACAAATACCCTATTTAAACGAGTTGACAGCGATGGAGACAAATATGTAGAGTGTGTCATGTGCTTCAAGATGCTCAAAGAATCGTCAATGAAGCAGCACTATAAAACACACACTGGAGAGAAGCCTCACACATGTGATGAATGTGAAGCAAGATTTACAAGGAAGGGTGATGTTGAAAGGCACAAGAGATTAGTCCACAAAAATCAAAAACCTTTTAAATGCCAAAAATGTACCAGGGACTTTTCAGATAGAAAAAATCTTAAGGCCCATTTGCAAAATCATGATCgagctatatattatgcttgtgatACATGTGGGTTCAAGTTTGGCAAGAGAGAGTATTATGAAAATCACATCCGTTATATTCATCCTCTTGCTGATGGAAGCGTGCCTGTCTTCCCAGATGTGGATGATGATCTGGCTACAAAGCAGCTCAAGCAATTAGAAATGGAAGAGCAGAAAGAAAAAAATGCAAAGGAAGATAGTAGTAGCAAAGATGGGGACGTGGGTtcacaggatgatgatgatgaggaggaggatgatggaGAAGAAGATAAAGCTATGGAAATTACTGTTACTGAGAATGAAGATCAAAATGTTATTGTAAAGAGAGAACTAATGGTTAAGAAAGAAGAAGCAGTAgattatgatgatgatgatgatctcTTAGATGATATGAGCATCGAGAATCAGGAAGGAGAGTTAGAAGAGCAATATACATCTGAAGTATCAGTGAAAAGTAATGAAAGATCTTTGAATTCTATCAACTTGCTAAAGACTCAAGTAGGAACTGATGTTCGGGTGTCAAAAGGAACATTAAGTTTTACACAGACTGTTCCTGATACAGATTCTCAAGATGAGGATCTAGTAAACAAAGTAATTGCAGCTGCAGTGAGTCAGGCAACTAATACAATTGAAAGTCTTCAAACAAAGGCTGGTGCAAATATGTCTGGGAATAATGTTGATGCAGGTGACGATGAAGATGAGGATGATGAAGAAATTTTGGATGAAGCAGATGATATTCATGAAATTCTTGGTTCAAATTATGATTTATTACCTATTGCACAAGTGCAGAAGCCAGCACAACCACCTTCAGAAATTCACATAAATGCGTCTGTTAGTGGACAAAAACGAAAATTTATAATTCAGATTCCACCAGGAAGTAATATAAATGTACAAACACCCGAGGGCATGGAAATGATAGTAAACATGGTGAATCAGCTATGCTCTGGTAAAGAACTGGATGGTCCCATTGAAGTGATAATGCATAACCCCAACACTAGAACCATTTCTCTCGACTAA